The Xiphophorus maculatus strain JP 163 A chromosome 21, X_maculatus-5.0-male, whole genome shotgun sequence genome window below encodes:
- the LOC102220840 gene encoding serine/threonine-protein kinase pim-2-like — protein sequence MVSQMAGASTRCQDTKRTMRRQRSKATKEAKESSPPAKKKKKGLLQRVLTKEPPSSWDNSSESSSFSPALCSTGVGDLRKRNLRRQKMKMMEMDEDREESQRDQSDFLEKYIELDQLGEGGFGFVFAGYRVEDKLPVAIKRIPKDNVVIKHKDENGRELAMEVAVMLEMRNLSSSLGQSAFVTLLDWYDLDEHLIIVMERPMPSDNLSDYLMENNGCLKDKEAKIILKQLVEAALYLQNVNIFHRDIKVENILIKTTAEGLQVYLIDFGLSCFDDRREHELFCGTPDHFPLDWYVNTNYRAGPTTVWQLGVVLYEIVHRHQFQTSNFLSKKLKISKRLSKNCQDVLTKCLMVDPEERPTLEQLLGHPWFL from the exons ATGGTCTCTCAAATGGCTGGAGCCTCCACAAGATGCCAGGACACGAAGAGAACCATGAGGAGACAGAGGAGTAAAGCCACAAAGGAGGCAAAGGAATCTTCACCACcagccaagaagaagaagaagggacTCCTGCAGCGGGTCCTGACCAAAGAGCCCCCATCCTCCTGGGACAACAGCTCAG AGTCAAGCAGCTTCAGTCCGGCACTTTGCAGCACAGGAGTAGGAGATTTAAGGAAGAGGAATCTGAGGAGGCAGAAGATGAAAATGATGGAGATGGACGAAGATAGAGAAGAATCCCAAAGAGATCAGA GTGACTTCCTCGAAAAATATATTGAGCTGGATCAACTGGGAGAAGGAGGCTTTGGATTCGTGTTTGCTGGATATCGGGTAGAGGATAAATTACCT GTGGCTATCAAGCGCATCCCAAAAGACAACGTGGTCATCAAACATAAG GATGAGAACGGCAGAGAGCTGGCCATGGAGGTGGCTGTCATGCTAGAAATGAGGAACCTAAGCAGTTCACTGGGGCAGTCGGCCTTCGTGACCCTGCTGGACTGGTACGATCTGGACGAACACCTGATAATAGTGATGGAGAGGCCCATGCCTTCTGACAACCTGTCAGACTACCTTATGGAGAACAACGGTTGCCTTAAGGACAAGGAGGCTAAG ATCATATTGAAACAGCTAGTAGAAGCAGCGCTCTACCTTCAGAATGTAAACATCTTCCACAGGGACATTAAGGTGGAAAATATCCTGATTAAGACCACCGCAGAAGGCCTACAAGTCTATCTGATAGACTTTGGTTTAAGCTGCTTTGATGACAGACGAGAACATGAACTTTTCTGTG GTACTCCTGACCACTTCCCACTGGACTGGTACGTTAACACTAACTACAGGGCTGGGCCTACAACTGTGTGGCAGCTGGGTGTTGTGCTGTATGAAATAGTCCACAGGCATCAGTTCCAGACTTCAAACTTCCTCTCAAAAAAGCTTAAGATCAGCAAAAGGCTCTCCAAGA ACTGCCAGGACGTTCTAACAAAATGTCTGATGGTTGACCCTGAGGAACGTCCCACCCTGGAACAGCTGCTGGGCCACCCGTGGTTTTTgtag